Proteins encoded in a region of the Ornithodoros turicata isolate Travis chromosome 3, ASM3712646v1, whole genome shotgun sequence genome:
- the LOC135388553 gene encoding uncharacterized protein LOC135388553 has product MLPFVAGALESILRSLLARILKKHALNTAHTLPKLLKVDFDNPDSIISVAAFDMGLSVKTGLRKIPKETQLTMLNFRKLPSPSSRHVKTKLIDRSPLKNNLTRGASCLDPACALPQEVGQKQLTLALEVLTENEWLTSLGAEQAQHSCIKISVTSPTFAASYCEDEERESHCLH; this is encoded by the exons ATGCTTCCATTTGTGGCAGGTGCgctggaaagtattttgaggtCTCTTCTGGCCAGAATTCTGAAGAAGCACGCTCTGAACACTGCACACACGCTTCCAAAGTTGTTAAAAGTGGACTTTGACAATCCCGACAGCATTATTTCTGTGGCAGCTTTTGACATGGGGCTTAGTGTGAAAACTGGGCTTCGCAAGATTCCCAAGGAGACGCAGCTTACCATGTTGAACTTCAGGAAGCTTCCATCGCCTTCGTCAAGGCATGTTAAAACAAAACTTATTGATAGGTCACCTTTGAAGAACAACCTCACAAGGGGTGCGAGCTGTTTGGACCCAGCTTGTGCATTGCCCCAGGAAGTGGGCCAGAAACAACTCACTCTTGCTCTTGAGGTGCTCACAGAGAATGAGTGGTTGACCAGCCTTGGAGCTGAGCAGGCCCAGCATTCCTGTATCAAG atcagcgtgacgtcacccacTTTTGCGGCTTCTTATTGCGAGGACGAGGAG AGGGAGAGCCATTGCTTGCACTAA